A stretch of Allostreptomyces psammosilenae DNA encodes these proteins:
- a CDS encoding GDSL-type esterase/lipase family protein, translating to MGGTAEPATARRRGPNGFRTAFVGLCAAATTAAGLALPAAATAADAGADAPTVYIASDSTAQTYDSYYAPQTGWGQVIDQFFSDDVTIANHAIGGRSSRSFIEEGRLDAILDEIQPGDYLLVQFGHNDGTVSRPERYTPPEDYKEYLREDYIAGALARGATPVVVTPVSRRTFDVRTESYAPSFPAYEQKAIEVAAEENVPLIDLAASSRAFLDSIGDQEARSVFLHVPPGVYPNRPNGTIDDTHFQEYGATEVARLIAEDIAALDLPLSRYVDLPRTPRKPGRPAAPTAALVSHDGARLTWDAVPGAELYRVQARKKGDESSEFATIASSPIPLADLRGLAESTRYELRVLAVNARGESVPSPKLLVTTREADRRYDFGPAGAPLAEGYAEVTPETVHTPELGYGFTAPAGLTAGDSGPVADALARDYVVFPGGSHEFAVDVPNGTYAVTAYLGDAAATAARTGFILEGGDRGQVIPAHTQVAQHTFPLVQVRDGRLSVVLYGASAHLNGLELSRVGD from the coding sequence ATGGGCGGAACAGCGGAGCCGGCGACCGCGCGGCGACGCGGACCCAACGGGTTCCGAACGGCGTTCGTGGGCCTGTGCGCCGCCGCCACCACGGCGGCCGGGCTGGCACTGCCCGCCGCCGCGACGGCGGCCGACGCCGGGGCGGACGCCCCGACGGTCTACATCGCCAGCGACTCCACGGCGCAGACCTACGACTCCTACTACGCGCCCCAGACGGGCTGGGGCCAGGTGATCGACCAGTTCTTCTCCGACGACGTCACCATCGCCAACCACGCCATCGGCGGCCGGAGCTCACGCAGTTTCATCGAGGAGGGGCGGCTGGACGCCATCCTCGACGAGATCCAGCCCGGCGACTACCTCCTGGTGCAGTTCGGCCACAACGACGGCACCGTCAGCCGCCCCGAGCGGTACACGCCGCCCGAGGACTACAAGGAGTACCTGCGCGAGGACTACATCGCGGGAGCGCTCGCACGCGGCGCCACGCCCGTGGTGGTGACGCCGGTCTCCCGGCGGACCTTCGACGTGCGGACCGAGAGCTACGCCCCGTCGTTCCCCGCCTACGAGCAGAAGGCGATCGAGGTCGCCGCCGAGGAGAACGTCCCGCTGATCGACCTCGCCGCCAGCAGCCGGGCGTTCCTGGACTCCATCGGGGACCAGGAGGCCAGGTCGGTCTTCCTGCACGTCCCCCCGGGGGTGTACCCGAACCGGCCGAACGGCACCATCGACGACACCCACTTCCAGGAGTACGGCGCCACCGAGGTGGCCCGCCTGATCGCCGAGGACATCGCCGCCCTCGACCTGCCGCTCTCGCGGTACGTCGACCTCCCCCGGACCCCGCGCAAGCCCGGCCGGCCCGCCGCGCCGACGGCCGCCCTCGTCTCGCACGACGGTGCCCGGCTGACCTGGGACGCCGTCCCGGGCGCCGAGCTGTACCGGGTCCAGGCGCGGAAGAAGGGCGACGAGTCCTCCGAGTTCGCCACGATCGCCTCCTCCCCCATCCCGCTGGCCGACCTGCGCGGGCTGGCGGAGAGCACCCGCTACGAGCTGCGGGTGCTCGCGGTCAACGCCAGGGGGGAGTCGGTGCCCTCCCCGAAGCTGCTGGTCACCACCCGTGAGGCGGACCGGCGCTACGACTTCGGCCCGGCCGGCGCTCCGCTGGCCGAGGGCTACGCGGAGGTGACGCCGGAGACGGTCCACACGCCCGAGCTCGGCTACGGCTTCACCGCCCCCGCGGGTCTGACCGCCGGCGACAGCGGCCCGGTCGCCGACGCGCTGGCGCGGGACTACGTGGTCTTCCCGGGCGGCTCCCACGAGTTCGCCGTGGACGTGCCGAACGGCACGTACGCGGTGACCGCCTACCTCGGCGACGCGGCGGCCACCGCCGCGCGCACCGGCTTCATCCTCGAAGGCGGCGACCGGGGACAGGTCATCCCCGCCCACACCCAGGTCGCCCAGCACACGTTCCCCCTGGTCCAGGTGCGGGACGGCCGGCTGAGCGTGGTGCTGTACGGCGCCTCCGCCCATCTCAACGGCCTGGAACTGAGTCGGGTCGGCGACTGA
- a CDS encoding rhamnogalacturonan lyase family protein — MHSKQRWRAPRRVATVPAALAVALALVAGATQTSAASAPAAGAAPAGDVAVAAGRPMEDLDRGVVAVRSSGTEVLVSWRLLGLDPAGIGFNVYRSTAGGSWVKLNSSALTRGTNYRDTGADLTRENRYRVAPVVGGVEQAPSRAFTLTANHAQEPAVRVPLRPGGPVKFVWVGDLDGDGAYDYVLDRQTSPQKLEAYRSDGRFLWEVDMGPNSVDQDNIEGGSSTIDVGHWDGVTVYDLDSDGRAEVAVRIANGVVLGDGTTFRHSDDNRQFIAVLDGLTGAARATAPVPTDYLSDGPMYARFGVGYLDGVTPSLVAFMKNRQGEGDFNLMFTAWRFNGQSVTNQWKWLRGGANHADGHNTRIIDVDGDGRDEIAEIGFVLNGDGTLRYSLADEGVVHGDRFHIADMDPSRPGLEGYGVQQNNPSGLREYYYGAGNGTMLWRHVEDGTGDVGRGMAGDIDPRFPGMEVWSFSGVYNAGSNRLTEPNTDLAPWPHLGLWWDGDLGMELLNDGKIEKWDPANPTPSNSLPRLLTLSHYGAVNASGGRNPTLVGDLFGDWREEAVYTNAAQDELIIFTTNRPTDTRLYTLAHNPAYRNAMTLKGYVQSHHVDYFLGHGMTRPPTPNITYAG; from the coding sequence ATGCACAGCAAACAGAGGTGGCGCGCCCCACGCCGGGTGGCCACCGTTCCGGCGGCCCTGGCCGTCGCGCTCGCACTGGTCGCCGGTGCCACCCAGACGAGCGCCGCCTCCGCGCCGGCCGCCGGCGCGGCCCCGGCGGGCGACGTGGCGGTGGCAGCCGGTCGTCCGATGGAGGACCTGGACCGCGGGGTCGTCGCCGTGCGCTCCAGCGGCACCGAGGTCCTGGTGTCGTGGCGGCTGCTGGGTCTCGACCCGGCCGGAATCGGCTTCAACGTCTACCGGTCCACCGCCGGCGGCAGCTGGGTCAAGCTCAACTCCAGCGCGCTGACCCGGGGAACCAACTACCGCGACACCGGGGCCGACCTGACCCGGGAGAACCGGTACCGGGTCGCGCCGGTCGTCGGCGGCGTGGAGCAGGCGCCCAGCAGGGCCTTCACACTGACGGCCAACCACGCCCAGGAGCCGGCGGTCCGCGTGCCGCTGCGTCCCGGCGGCCCGGTCAAGTTCGTCTGGGTCGGCGACCTCGACGGTGACGGCGCCTACGACTACGTCCTGGACCGGCAGACCTCCCCGCAGAAACTGGAGGCGTACCGGAGCGACGGGCGGTTCCTGTGGGAAGTCGACATGGGGCCGAACAGCGTGGACCAGGACAACATCGAGGGTGGCTCGTCCACCATCGACGTGGGCCACTGGGACGGCGTCACCGTCTACGACCTCGACAGCGACGGCCGCGCCGAGGTCGCCGTGCGGATCGCCAACGGGGTGGTCCTCGGCGACGGCACCACGTTCCGGCACAGCGACGACAACCGCCAGTTCATCGCCGTTCTCGACGGCCTGACCGGAGCGGCTCGGGCCACCGCCCCGGTGCCGACCGACTACCTGTCCGACGGTCCGATGTACGCCCGGTTCGGGGTGGGGTACCTCGACGGCGTCACGCCCAGCCTCGTCGCCTTCATGAAGAACCGGCAGGGCGAGGGGGACTTCAACCTGATGTTCACCGCCTGGCGTTTCAACGGCCAGTCGGTGACCAACCAGTGGAAGTGGCTGCGCGGCGGCGCGAACCACGCGGACGGGCACAACACCCGCATCATCGACGTCGACGGCGACGGCCGGGACGAGATCGCCGAGATCGGGTTCGTCCTCAACGGCGACGGGACCCTGCGCTACTCGCTGGCCGACGAGGGAGTCGTGCACGGCGACCGCTTCCACATCGCCGACATGGACCCCAGCCGCCCCGGGCTGGAGGGCTACGGCGTGCAGCAGAACAACCCCAGCGGGCTGCGCGAGTACTACTACGGAGCCGGGAACGGCACCATGCTCTGGCGGCACGTCGAGGACGGCACCGGCGACGTGGGGCGCGGCATGGCCGGCGACATCGACCCGCGCTTCCCCGGCATGGAGGTCTGGTCCTTCTCCGGCGTCTACAACGCGGGCAGCAACCGGCTCACCGAGCCGAACACCGACCTGGCCCCCTGGCCGCACCTGGGCCTGTGGTGGGACGGCGACCTCGGCATGGAACTGCTCAACGACGGCAAGATCGAGAAGTGGGACCCGGCCAACCCCACCCCCAGCAACAGCCTGCCGAGGCTGCTCACCCTCTCGCACTACGGCGCGGTCAACGCCAGTGGCGGTCGCAACCCCACACTGGTCGGCGACCTCTTCGGCGACTGGCGCGAGGAGGCCGTCTACACCAACGCCGCCCAGGACGAACTGATCATCTTCACCACGAACCGGCCGACCGACACCAGGCTGTACACGCTCGCCCACAACCCCGCCTATCGCAACGCCATGACCCTCAAGGGCTACGTGCAGTCCCACCACGTGGACTACTTCCTCGGCCACGGCATGACCCGGCCCCCGACGCCCAACATCACCTACGCGGGGTGA
- a CDS encoding exo-rhamnogalacturonan lyase family protein, with protein sequence MVHLSRRTVLASAAGGAAAALLASQVSQAHAETAPPAALPELNGHDPVQLRWLEGGTPAELAAGTTWGVPWPRGAFAPDQEFSLTTASGERVPVQSWPTGWWPDGSVKWTAHAVSSAAPRGESYRLEAGPATRPATPLTVRSSGGEIVVDTGVVQVVFGRTGDQVVKSMTRGGTVIARAGRLVASRQDQPSGDGATVVKSESFTGFVDSAHVEQSGPVRAVIKVEGKHRKGRRSWLPFVVRFYLYAGSDALRVVHTFMYDGNEQKDFINGLGVRFAVPMRGEPHDRHVRFAGEGDGVLAEAVRGITGLRRDPGAAVRTAQYEGRATPDTSTWDTRVSSRLHLIPTFGDYSLRQLNAHGFEIHKRTKQGHSWLRVDGGRRAEGLAYVGSPTGGLAFGMRDFWKLHPTELEISGAAGDEAQATVWMWSPRAGAMDLRFYHDGLGQDTYPEQLEGLEITYEDYEPGFGTPYGVARTTELTFWALEATPTAQRFTELAAANATPPLLVASPQHTSSAGVFGSWSPVDRSSAAKRELEDKLDLMHRFHREQVDQRSWYGFWDYGDIMHSYDGDRHTWRYDIGGYAWDNSELSTDLWLWYHYLRTGDAQAFRFAEAMTRHTGEVDVYHLGEWRGLGTRHGVQHWGDSAKQVRISNAGYRRFYYFLTADERVGDLLHELVDSDRSFLVLDPSRKIREGEYDPDPRALAVGRTTDWGALAMAWLAEWERNGDPRAREKLVNGATTIAALPNGWAQGGDITYNLYDGRFSATTERSVSIGSLSSVFGLIEVMTELLDLIDDARVKAKWVEFCRLYNATRAEQREATGSDWGSLNLRQAYSRATAYAAVQLDDDGLAERAWRELRTGHAGYPHDHPFTSTRIEGPAVLNPVDEADLSTNASAQFGLAAIQCLALVGDHIE encoded by the coding sequence GTGGTCCACCTCAGTCGTCGCACCGTGCTGGCCTCGGCCGCCGGTGGTGCCGCCGCCGCCCTCCTGGCCAGCCAGGTGAGCCAGGCCCACGCCGAGACCGCACCGCCCGCCGCCCTCCCGGAACTGAATGGTCATGACCCTGTCCAGCTGCGGTGGCTGGAGGGCGGCACGCCGGCCGAACTCGCCGCCGGGACCACCTGGGGAGTGCCGTGGCCCCGCGGCGCCTTCGCCCCCGACCAGGAGTTCTCGCTGACCACGGCGTCGGGCGAGCGGGTTCCGGTGCAGAGCTGGCCCACCGGCTGGTGGCCGGACGGCTCGGTGAAGTGGACGGCCCACGCCGTCAGCTCGGCCGCCCCGCGCGGCGAGAGCTACCGTCTGGAGGCGGGCCCGGCCACCAGACCCGCGACGCCCCTGACCGTCCGCAGCAGCGGTGGCGAGATCGTCGTGGACACCGGCGTGGTCCAGGTGGTCTTCGGCCGCACCGGGGACCAGGTCGTCAAGTCCATGACGCGCGGCGGCACCGTCATCGCCCGGGCCGGACGGCTGGTCGCCTCCCGCCAGGACCAGCCGAGCGGCGACGGCGCCACCGTGGTCAAGTCCGAGTCCTTCACCGGCTTCGTGGACTCGGCGCACGTCGAGCAGAGCGGCCCCGTCCGCGCCGTGATCAAGGTGGAGGGCAAGCACCGCAAGGGCCGGCGCTCCTGGCTCCCCTTCGTCGTGCGGTTCTACCTGTACGCGGGCTCCGACGCCCTCCGCGTGGTGCACACCTTCATGTACGACGGGAACGAGCAGAAGGACTTCATCAACGGGCTCGGCGTGCGGTTCGCGGTGCCGATGCGCGGCGAACCGCACGACCGGCACGTCCGCTTCGCCGGCGAGGGCGACGGCGTGCTCGCCGAGGCCGTGCGCGGCATCACCGGGCTGCGGCGCGACCCCGGAGCGGCGGTCCGGACCGCGCAGTACGAGGGCCGGGCGACGCCCGACACCAGCACCTGGGACACCCGGGTCTCCTCACGCCTGCACCTGATCCCCACCTTCGGCGACTACAGCCTGCGCCAGCTCAACGCGCACGGCTTCGAGATCCACAAGCGCACCAAGCAGGGCCACTCGTGGCTCCGGGTCGACGGCGGACGCCGGGCGGAGGGACTGGCCTACGTGGGCTCCCCCACCGGCGGGCTGGCCTTCGGCATGCGCGACTTCTGGAAGCTGCACCCGACCGAGCTGGAGATCAGCGGAGCCGCCGGCGACGAGGCCCAGGCCACCGTCTGGATGTGGTCGCCCCGCGCGGGCGCGATGGACCTGCGCTTCTACCACGACGGCCTCGGCCAGGACACCTACCCCGAGCAGCTCGAAGGGCTGGAGATCACCTACGAGGACTACGAGCCCGGCTTCGGCACCCCGTACGGCGTCGCCCGCACCACCGAGCTGACGTTCTGGGCGCTGGAGGCCACCCCGACCGCCCAGCGCTTCACCGAACTCGCCGCGGCCAACGCCACGCCGCCGCTGCTGGTGGCGAGCCCCCAGCACACCAGCTCGGCCGGGGTGTTCGGCTCCTGGAGCCCGGTGGACCGTTCCAGCGCCGCCAAGCGGGAGCTGGAGGACAAGCTGGACCTGATGCACCGCTTCCACCGGGAGCAGGTCGACCAGCGCTCCTGGTACGGCTTCTGGGACTACGGCGACATCATGCACAGCTACGACGGGGACCGCCACACCTGGCGCTACGACATCGGCGGCTACGCCTGGGACAACTCCGAACTCTCCACCGACCTGTGGCTGTGGTACCACTACCTGCGCACCGGGGACGCCCAGGCGTTCCGGTTCGCCGAGGCGATGACCCGGCACACCGGCGAGGTCGACGTCTACCACCTTGGCGAGTGGCGGGGCCTGGGCACCCGGCACGGCGTCCAGCACTGGGGCGACAGCGCCAAGCAGGTCCGGATCAGCAACGCCGGCTACCGGCGGTTCTACTACTTCCTCACCGCGGACGAACGCGTCGGCGACCTGCTGCACGAACTGGTCGACTCCGACCGGAGCTTCCTCGTCCTCGACCCGTCACGCAAGATCAGGGAGGGGGAGTACGACCCCGATCCGCGGGCGCTCGCGGTGGGCAGGACCACCGACTGGGGCGCGCTGGCCATGGCCTGGCTCGCCGAGTGGGAACGCAACGGCGACCCGCGGGCCCGGGAGAAGCTGGTCAACGGCGCCACCACGATCGCCGCGCTGCCCAACGGCTGGGCGCAGGGCGGGGACATCACGTACAACCTGTACGACGGCCGGTTCTCGGCGACCACCGAACGGAGCGTGTCCATCGGGAGCCTGAGCTCGGTGTTCGGTCTGATCGAGGTCATGACCGAGTTGCTCGACCTGATCGACGACGCCCGGGTGAAGGCCAAGTGGGTGGAGTTCTGCCGGCTCTACAACGCGACCAGGGCCGAACAGCGCGAGGCCACCGGGTCGGACTGGGGCAGCCTCAACCTGCGTCAGGCCTACTCCCGGGCCACCGCCTACGCCGCGGTGCAACTGGACGACGACGGCCTCGCCGAGCGCGCCTGGCGGGAGCTGCGCACGGGGCACGCGGGCTACCCCCACGACCACCCGTTCACCTCGACCCGCATCGAGGGACCGGCCGTGCTCAACCCCGTCGACGAGGCGGACCTCTCCACCAACGCGAGCGCGCAGTTCGGTCTGGCGGCCATCCAGTGCCTGGCGCTGGTCGGCGACCACATCGAGTAG
- a CDS encoding hydroxyacid dehydrogenase, producing the protein MTSDPSPRRPPTAVVLAPGLRDELFGRAESEELARTADLVAECPSGRALLTHPRRGEVEVLVTSWGAPRLTAEVLDELPALRTVLHAAGSVRKLVSDAVWERGLVVVSAADANNEPVAEFVYAHVVLALKDVHRRSRHIAETGALPPLEAVPGIYGQSVGLVSFGSTARKVARRLRRLDAEVLAWDPFQDDGAFRAEGVTRVAGLRELARASRVLSIHTPLIPGRTEKLVTGDLLRALPHGATLINTARGAVVDEEAMIEVLLERPDLFAVLDVTTEEPPAPGSPLYSLPNVTLTGHVAGTVGGERRAMGRLVVHELRRLALGLAPRHAVSAEAARLRA; encoded by the coding sequence GTGACGTCGGACCCTTCGCCGCGCCGCCCGCCGACCGCTGTCGTGCTGGCTCCCGGCCTGCGTGACGAGCTGTTCGGCCGCGCCGAATCGGAGGAACTGGCCCGTACGGCTGACCTGGTGGCCGAGTGTCCCAGCGGCCGCGCGCTGCTGACCCACCCGCGGCGGGGTGAGGTGGAGGTGCTGGTCACCTCGTGGGGAGCGCCGCGGCTGACCGCGGAGGTGCTCGACGAGCTGCCGGCGCTGCGCACCGTGCTCCATGCCGCCGGCTCGGTCCGCAAGCTGGTCAGCGACGCCGTCTGGGAGCGCGGCCTGGTCGTCGTCTCGGCCGCCGACGCCAACAACGAGCCCGTCGCCGAGTTCGTCTACGCGCACGTGGTGCTGGCGCTCAAGGACGTTCACCGCCGGTCGCGGCACATCGCCGAGACCGGCGCGCTCCCGCCGCTGGAGGCGGTGCCGGGGATCTACGGCCAGAGCGTCGGGCTGGTGTCCTTCGGCTCGACCGCCCGGAAGGTCGCGCGGCGACTGCGCCGGCTGGACGCGGAGGTCCTCGCCTGGGACCCCTTCCAGGACGACGGCGCCTTCCGCGCGGAGGGGGTGACCCGGGTGGCCGGCCTGCGCGAGCTCGCCCGCGCCTCCCGAGTGCTGAGCATCCACACCCCGCTCATTCCGGGCCGGACGGAGAAGCTGGTCACCGGCGACCTGCTGCGTGCGCTGCCCCACGGCGCCACGCTGATCAACACCGCGCGCGGGGCGGTGGTCGACGAGGAGGCCATGATCGAGGTGCTCCTGGAGCGGCCGGACCTGTTCGCCGTGCTGGACGTGACGACCGAGGAGCCGCCGGCGCCGGGATCGCCGCTGTACTCCCTGCCGAACGTCACGCTCACCGGGCACGTCGCCGGCACGGTGGGCGGCGAGCGCCGCGCGATGGGACGACTCGTGGTGCACGAGCTGCGGCGCCTCGCCCTCGGACTGGCCCCGCGGCACGCCGTCTCGGCCGAGGCCGCGCGCCTGCGGGCCTGA
- a CDS encoding LacI family DNA-binding transcriptional regulator, producing the protein MVRRSAAEDGRARRTTIRDVAEHAGVSVATVSRILSGSYPNSPATRNRVMRAVRELDYVADARARGLARVRPKNVAIVVNSVLSPHYAHVAQGVQDQAAREGRVVLVGTTGADSQRELDIIRLMREQHAEAVILVGNILPDDAYRARMVEYARALALAGSQLVLCGRPSLGPDVPAIVVEYDNTGGAFAITSHLISAGHRRILFLGRRAGFTTPDSRVAGYRAALAAHRLPHDAALEVDGSMEREEGHRMMRQRLAAGPRDFTAVVACNDLIAAGARQALLEHGLRVPDDVSLVGFDDLPPAADIGLTTVHVPHQELGRTAVRLALEAAAPGTSQHHMLGTHIVVRDSVRTVLGDPPSAPS; encoded by the coding sequence GTGGTTCGTCGTTCCGCCGCCGAGGACGGGCGGGCCCGCCGTACGACGATCCGGGACGTCGCCGAGCACGCCGGGGTCTCCGTCGCCACGGTGTCGCGGATCCTCTCGGGCAGCTACCCCAACTCCCCCGCCACCCGGAACCGGGTGATGCGCGCGGTGCGCGAGCTCGACTACGTGGCGGACGCGCGGGCGCGGGGGCTGGCGCGGGTGCGGCCGAAGAACGTGGCCATCGTGGTGAACTCCGTGCTGTCCCCGCACTACGCCCACGTCGCGCAGGGGGTGCAGGACCAGGCCGCGCGGGAGGGCAGGGTGGTGCTCGTCGGCACCACCGGCGCCGACTCCCAGCGGGAACTGGACATCATCCGGCTGATGCGGGAGCAGCACGCCGAGGCGGTGATCCTGGTCGGCAACATCCTGCCCGACGACGCCTACCGCGCGCGCATGGTGGAGTACGCCCGGGCGCTGGCGCTGGCCGGCTCCCAGCTGGTGCTGTGCGGCCGGCCGTCGCTGGGGCCCGACGTGCCGGCCATCGTGGTGGAGTACGACAACACCGGCGGGGCGTTCGCCATCACCAGCCACCTGATCTCCGCGGGCCACCGCCGCATCCTGTTCCTAGGACGGCGCGCCGGGTTCACCACGCCCGACAGCCGGGTCGCCGGCTACCGCGCGGCACTGGCGGCGCACCGCCTCCCGCACGACGCGGCCCTGGAGGTCGACGGGAGCATGGAGCGCGAGGAGGGCCACCGCATGATGCGCCAGCGGCTGGCGGCCGGCCCGCGCGACTTCACCGCCGTCGTGGCCTGCAACGACCTGATCGCCGCGGGCGCGCGCCAGGCGCTGCTCGAACACGGGCTGCGGGTGCCCGACGACGTCTCGCTGGTCGGTTTCGACGACCTTCCGCCGGCGGCCGACATCGGCCTGACCACGGTTCACGTCCCGCACCAGGAGCTCGGCCGCACCGCCGTCCGACTCGCCCTGGAGGCCGCGGCCCCCGGCACCAGCCAGCACCACATGCTGGGCACGCACATCGTGGTGCGCGACTCCGTCCGCACCGTGCTGGGGGATCCCCCGTCGGCGCCGAGCTGA
- a CDS encoding helix-turn-helix transcriptional regulator: MLYGRSAEISALDEVIARARDGSGGAALLRGEAGAGKTALLDAAATRAGAMRVLRATGVEPESDLAFAALHQLLWPVTGSLDALPKPQRDAVRAALGLATGGDGDRYLLAAGVLSLLAEAAVPAGLLCVVDDFQWVDRASADALLFAARRLGTERVAMLFAVRGDAPVKGVPLTVDVGGLPGSAAAEMLKSRYGVRPGVARELVTLTRANPLALSEIAARLTPAQLAGRAPLPDPLPGGARLFGDRVAALSAPARLLALVAATDAELDVALRATDRLSAGQPLPPGENTEHTEGRIGPTALAELEGSGLAQLAGTRVRFRHPLVRAAVHEAATPAEVRRVHAVLAELTEGDGRAWHLAGAATGPDEHVAAELVAAAERARDRGGYGTAATALARAAELTPEPHARATRLKDAAVAAWLGGRPGQAESLLAEARDLAGAHAGLAMEIAQLRGRFELNSGNAAEAVRILAAGDSLDMLADAAEAASYVGDPAAIIALGRRAAAHPEGFLRDTVAGIGLTLDGDAAGPGLLRRALARVGELGEAAEYLWAAAAASHLGEADLASEMVDRAGRVARVSGMTGQLPVVLEFVATAERLAGRLANSQAVSEEGLELAREAGYENTVAAHLANLAVLAALRGEEETCERQAREALAIAVPHRVGLRAGVAAYALALRELCLGRHARAHDRFTAIAAAGPGAGHPTVVWRTAPDRVEAAVGAGDEAGARAALEAYERSSAHAATPEAHALLARCRGLTESSEEAFGEALRLHTNPFEAARTALLLGERLRRAQRPGEARAHLRTAWETFERAGAGPWARRAQAELRAAGESGRAQPAVLDALTPQELRIAGLVADGLSSKQIAARLFLSPRTVEYHLYKIYPKLGIGSRTELARLVVLQKAPVTEGDML, from the coding sequence GTGCTCTACGGAAGATCCGCCGAAATCAGCGCGCTCGACGAGGTGATCGCCCGGGCCCGCGACGGCTCCGGCGGCGCGGCGTTGCTGCGGGGCGAGGCAGGCGCCGGCAAGACCGCCCTGCTCGACGCGGCGGCCACACGGGCCGGCGCGATGCGCGTGCTGCGGGCCACCGGCGTCGAGCCCGAGTCCGACCTCGCGTTCGCGGCGCTGCACCAACTCCTGTGGCCGGTGACCGGCTCGCTGGACGCGCTGCCAAAACCCCAGCGCGACGCCGTGCGCGCGGCGCTGGGCCTCGCCACGGGCGGTGACGGCGACCGGTACCTGCTGGCCGCCGGCGTGCTGTCGCTGCTGGCCGAGGCCGCCGTTCCGGCCGGGCTGCTCTGCGTCGTCGACGACTTCCAGTGGGTCGACCGGGCGTCGGCCGACGCACTGCTGTTCGCCGCCAGGAGGCTGGGCACGGAACGCGTCGCGATGCTGTTCGCCGTGCGGGGGGACGCGCCGGTCAAGGGCGTGCCGCTGACGGTGGACGTAGGTGGCCTGCCCGGCTCCGCGGCGGCCGAGATGCTGAAGTCCCGCTACGGTGTGCGACCCGGCGTGGCACGCGAACTCGTCACGCTGACCCGCGCGAACCCACTCGCCCTGAGCGAGATCGCCGCCCGCCTGACGCCCGCGCAGCTCGCCGGACGCGCCCCGCTTCCCGACCCGCTTCCCGGTGGTGCCCGGCTCTTCGGCGACCGGGTGGCGGCGTTGTCCGCTCCGGCCCGGCTCCTCGCTCTGGTCGCCGCCACGGATGCCGAGCTGGACGTGGCCCTGCGCGCCACCGACCGGTTGTCCGCCGGGCAACCACTGCCGCCCGGAGAGAACACGGAGCACACCGAAGGCCGGATCGGGCCAACGGCCCTGGCGGAGCTGGAGGGGTCCGGGCTGGCGCAGCTCGCCGGAACGCGCGTGCGCTTCCGCCATCCGCTCGTCCGGGCGGCGGTGCACGAGGCGGCCACCCCCGCCGAGGTACGCCGTGTGCACGCCGTGCTGGCCGAGCTGACGGAGGGCGACGGCCGCGCCTGGCACCTGGCCGGAGCCGCCACGGGCCCGGACGAGCACGTGGCCGCCGAACTGGTGGCCGCCGCGGAGCGGGCGCGCGATCGCGGAGGCTACGGCACCGCCGCCACCGCCCTGGCCCGGGCCGCCGAGCTGACCCCCGAGCCGCACGCCCGTGCCACGCGGCTGAAGGACGCCGCCGTCGCGGCCTGGCTCGGTGGCCGTCCGGGGCAGGCGGAGTCGCTGCTCGCCGAGGCCCGCGACCTGGCCGGCGCCCACGCCGGCCTCGCCATGGAGATCGCCCAGCTCCGGGGCCGGTTCGAGCTGAACTCCGGCAACGCCGCCGAGGCCGTGCGGATCCTGGCGGCGGGCGACAGCCTGGACATGCTGGCCGACGCCGCGGAGGCCGCCTCGTACGTCGGCGACCCGGCCGCCATCATCGCGCTCGGGCGGCGGGCGGCAGCGCATCCCGAGGGGTTCCTGCGGGACACGGTCGCCGGGATCGGCCTGACGCTGGACGGCGACGCCGCGGGGCCCGGCCTGTTGCGGCGGGCGCTGGCGCGGGTCGGCGAACTGGGGGAGGCGGCGGAGTACCTGTGGGCGGCGGCCGCGGCCAGCCACCTGGGTGAGGCGGACCTGGCGAGCGAGATGGTCGACCGGGCGGGAAGGGTGGCCCGGGTGTCGGGGATGACCGGGCAGTTGCCGGTCGTGCTGGAGTTCGTCGCCACGGCCGAGCGCCTGGCGGGGCGGCTGGCGAACAGTCAGGCCGTCTCCGAGGAGGGCCTGGAACTGGCCCGGGAGGCCGGCTACGAGAACACCGTGGCCGCGCACCTGGCCAACCTGGCGGTGCTGGCGGCGCTGCGCGGCGAGGAGGAGACCTGCGAACGGCAGGCCCGCGAGGCGCTGGCCATCGCCGTACCGCATCGGGTGGGTCTGCGGGCGGGAGTCGCCGCCTACGCGCTGGCGCTCCGCGAGCTGTGCCTGGGACGCCACGCCAGGGCCCACGACCGCTTCACGGCCATCGCCGCCGCGGGACCGGGCGCCGGACATCCCACCGTGGTGTGGCGGACGGCCCCGGACCGTGTGGAGGCCGCCGTGGGCGCGGGCGACGAGGCGGGTGCCCGGGCGGCGCTGGAGGCGTACGAGCGGTCGTCGGCGCACGCCGCGACGCCCGAGGCGCACGCTCTGCTGGCCCGCTGCCGGGGCCTGACCGAGTCCTCCGAGGAGGCCTTCGGCGAGGCGTTGCGGCTGCACACCAATCCCTTCGAGGCGGCCAGGACGGCTCTGCTCCTGGGCGAGCGGCTGCGCCGCGCGCAGCGGCCGGGCGAGGCCCGGGCGCACCTGCGGACGGCGTGGGAGACGTTCGAGCGGGCGGGCGCGGGCCCGTGGGCGAGGCGTGCCCAGGCCGAGCTGCGAGCGGCGGGTGAGAGCGGGCGGGCCCAGCCGGCCGTGCTCGACGCCCTCACCCCGCAGGAACTGCGCATCGCGGGCCTGGTCGCGGACGGCTTGTCGAGCAAGCAGATCGCCGCCCGGCTCTTCCTGAGCCCGCGCACGGTGGAGTACCACCTGTACAAGATCTATCCGAAGCTGGGCATCGGCTCCCGTACGGAACTGGCGCGACTAGTAGTTCTACAGAAGGCACCGGTAACCGAAGGCGACATGCTCTGA